From a single Pirellulales bacterium genomic region:
- a CDS encoding DUF983 domain-containing protein, which produces MPAAHDDSTKVRLPFWRTLFRCCRLRCPRCGRSRLFDGWFSMRPRCDECGLDFKQEPGFYLGSIYFNYGLTALIVTVVYFTLFFATTLSDRSLLAGLLVFVVVFPLWFFRYARGLWLGFDQYCDPD; this is translated from the coding sequence ATGCCTGCCGCACATGACGATTCGACGAAGGTGCGACTGCCGTTCTGGCGCACGTTGTTTCGCTGCTGCCGGCTGCGCTGCCCGCGTTGCGGACGTTCACGGCTGTTCGACGGTTGGTTCTCGATGCGGCCGCGGTGTGACGAATGCGGCCTGGACTTTAAGCAGGAACCGGGCTTTTACCTCGGCTCGATCTACTTCAACTATGGCCTGACGGCGCTGATCGTGACCGTCGTCTATTTCACGCTCTTTTTCGCCACGACACTCAGCGATCGCAGCCTGCTCGCCGGGCTGCTGGTGTTTGTCGTCGTCTTCCCCCTCTGGTTCTTCCGTTACGCTCGCGGCTTGTGGCTGGGGTTCGACCAGTATTGCGACCCAGACTAA
- a CDS encoding AAA family ATPase has protein sequence MYEVYWGLRTPPFRQGGLENYVSSPVHDEALARLHYLVEANHRLGLLLGAPASGKSLVLDVAAQQWRGVGATVAVVNLVARDARETLWSLASGWGLDLDVRMGQLEIWRAISDRLAEGRWQQVPVIALLDDAHRATSDVLDQVLRLAHCEPTAESRLTVVLAAQTDRFSELGRRLLGLVELRIDLAAWDLTDTHNYLTHCLAQAGRPQSAFAEDAVMRIHELSEGIVGRIARLAELSLLAAAGSQLSLVDAHTVETVYDELGVMETAVPV, from the coding sequence ATGTACGAAGTCTATTGGGGTTTGCGCACGCCGCCTTTTCGCCAAGGGGGCCTGGAAAACTACGTCTCCAGCCCGGTCCACGACGAGGCTCTGGCCCGCCTGCATTACCTGGTCGAGGCAAATCACCGCCTCGGCCTGCTGTTGGGGGCGCCGGCCAGCGGCAAATCGCTGGTGCTGGACGTGGCCGCACAGCAATGGCGGGGCGTCGGTGCGACGGTCGCCGTGGTCAATCTGGTGGCGCGCGACGCGCGTGAAACGCTCTGGTCGCTCGCCAGCGGCTGGGGTCTCGACCTCGACGTGCGGATGGGCCAGCTCGAAATCTGGCGGGCCATTTCCGATCGGCTCGCCGAGGGACGCTGGCAGCAGGTTCCGGTCATCGCCCTGTTGGACGACGCCCACCGGGCAACGAGCGACGTGCTCGACCAGGTGTTGCGGCTGGCGCATTGCGAGCCGACCGCCGAGAGCCGGTTGACCGTCGTGCTGGCCGCGCAAACCGACCGCTTCAGCGAGTTGGGCCGGCGGCTGTTGGGTTTGGTCGAGCTGCGGATCGACCTGGCGGCCTGGGACCTGACCGACACGCACAACTACCTGACACACTGCCTGGCCCAAGCGGGGCGGCCGCAGTCGGCCTTTGCCGAAGACGCCGTGATGCGCATTCACGAGTTGTCGGAAGGCATCGTGGGCCGCATTGCCCGACTGGCCGAACTCAGCCTGCTGGCCGCCGCGGGCAGCCAGCTTTCGCTGGTCGATGCGCACACCGTCGAAACGGTTTACGACGAGCTGGGCGTAATGGAGACGGCGGTGCCTGTGTAG
- a CDS encoding DUF1559 domain-containing protein — protein sequence MRRRSAFTLVELLVVIAIVGILVALLLPAVQAARESARRTQCVNNLKQIGIACQNYHDATCHLPPGYCAAGAYVDGATDTTPGWGWQAFLLPYMDQRALYEAVNFNLAIENPANARAAQTWIAPYICPSDLPPPPQSPYAVPDANGNVVGPAAPSSYAACVGSDESDVFAPTGNGIFYRNSGMRFAEIVDGTTFTILVGEKAWAKQSTIWAGAMNRGVLVRGKLNNCQPEVPGMYYPAAALVLSHAHLNNAEIDGDGSAGMDDFSSMHPAGSNFVFADGSVHFIQSISMDGPNGYTGEDLIFQRLGTRTDGLTVPGDFLK from the coding sequence ATGCGCCGTCGCTCTGCGTTCACGCTGGTGGAATTGTTGGTGGTTATCGCCATTGTCGGCATCTTGGTGGCTCTGTTGTTGCCTGCCGTGCAGGCCGCGCGCGAAAGCGCGCGGCGCACGCAGTGCGTCAACAATCTGAAGCAGATCGGCATCGCTTGCCAGAATTACCATGATGCGACGTGTCACTTGCCGCCCGGCTACTGCGCCGCCGGCGCGTACGTCGACGGAGCAACGGACACGACTCCGGGCTGGGGCTGGCAGGCGTTCCTGCTGCCCTACATGGACCAGCGCGCGCTGTATGAGGCCGTCAATTTCAACCTCGCCATTGAAAACCCCGCCAATGCCCGAGCGGCCCAGACTTGGATCGCGCCGTATATCTGCCCCTCGGACTTGCCGCCTCCGCCGCAATCGCCGTATGCCGTGCCGGACGCGAATGGAAACGTCGTGGGCCCGGCGGCGCCCTCCAGCTATGCCGCTTGCGTGGGCAGCGATGAGTCGGACGTGTTCGCTCCGACTGGCAATGGAATCTTCTACCGCAACAGTGGAATGCGGTTCGCCGAGATCGTCGACGGGACGACCTTTACCATCCTGGTCGGCGAAAAAGCGTGGGCCAAACAATCGACCATCTGGGCCGGGGCGATGAATCGAGGCGTGCTGGTGCGGGGCAAGCTCAACAACTGCCAGCCCGAAGTGCCGGGCATGTATTATCCCGCGGCGGCACTCGTGCTGTCGCACGCCCACCTGAACAACGCCGAGATCGACGGCGACGGCAGCGCGGGCATGGATGATTTTTCGAGCATGCACCCGGCCGGCTCGAACTTCGTCTTCGCGGACGGCTCGGTCCACTTCATCCAAAGCATCAGTATGGACGGCCCGAACGGATACACCGGCGAGGATTTGATCTTTCAACGGCTGGGGACCCGCACGGACGGGCTGACCGTTCCCGGCGACTTTCTGAAGTGA
- a CDS encoding zinc metallopeptidase — MYFFDPVYFLYIAPALLLAVWAQFRVRSAYAEAQQVPAPMSGAEAARRVLDSAGLYNVEIEPVAGELSDHYDPHDKVLRLSSGVYGNRSMAAVGIAAHEAGHALQHALNYAPLVVRNLAVPAANFGSGISYILLIAGFLLHFSMLIWTGILLFGCVVFFQVVNLPVEFDASARAKDELVSLGIINQDGLVYVRRVLNAAAWTYVAATLQSLLILLYYIMRFTGNQRD; from the coding sequence ATGTACTTTTTCGATCCCGTCTATTTCCTCTATATCGCTCCCGCTTTGTTGTTGGCGGTCTGGGCGCAGTTTCGCGTCCGCTCGGCCTACGCCGAAGCCCAGCAGGTGCCTGCGCCCATGAGCGGCGCCGAAGCGGCGAGGCGCGTCCTCGACTCCGCCGGGCTGTATAATGTCGAGATCGAGCCGGTCGCGGGCGAATTGAGCGACCACTATGATCCGCACGACAAAGTGCTACGGTTGAGCAGCGGGGTCTACGGCAACCGATCGATGGCGGCCGTCGGCATCGCCGCCCACGAAGCGGGGCATGCTTTGCAGCACGCCCTGAACTACGCTCCGCTGGTCGTTCGCAATCTGGCCGTGCCCGCCGCGAACTTTGGCAGCGGCATCAGCTACATCCTGCTCATCGCCGGCTTCCTGCTTCATTTTTCCATGCTGATTTGGACGGGAATCCTGCTGTTCGGCTGCGTGGTGTTCTTCCAGGTCGTGAACCTGCCCGTGGAGTTCGACGCCAGCGCACGGGCCAAAGACGAGCTCGTTTCGCTCGGCATCATCAACCAGGACGGCCTGGTCTACGTGCGTCGCGTGTTGAATGCGGCCGCATGGACCTACGTCGCCGCCACGCTTCAAAGCCTGTTGATCCTGCTGTACTACATCATGCGGTTTACGGGCAACCAGCGAGACTGA
- a CDS encoding 16S rRNA (uracil(1498)-N(3))-methyltransferase encodes MSERYFVAEPVHGGQTRLVEEEARHLAHVMRARTGDEVVVFDGSGAEWQARVAGIGRRQVELDLLERREVDRELPLRITLAVALPKGDRQRWLVEKAVELGVHRLQPLVTERGVAQPIDKALVRLRRTVIEASKQCGRNRLMEIASPVDCLDCITAASEGDAVRAMADPSGRQSVGSFLAGLKLSAATALTWLIGPEGGFSEHELDVAQRHGWPFVSLGRRILRVETAAVYLAAVSAELCIE; translated from the coding sequence ATGTCCGAGCGTTACTTCGTTGCCGAACCGGTCCACGGCGGCCAGACGCGCCTGGTGGAGGAAGAGGCGCGCCACCTGGCGCACGTCATGCGGGCACGCACGGGCGATGAAGTCGTGGTGTTCGACGGCAGCGGGGCCGAATGGCAGGCGCGGGTGGCGGGCATCGGCCGTCGCCAAGTCGAACTGGATCTACTTGAGCGGCGCGAAGTCGATCGCGAGCTGCCTCTCCGGATCACGCTGGCCGTGGCGTTGCCCAAGGGCGACCGTCAGCGGTGGCTGGTCGAGAAGGCCGTCGAGCTGGGCGTACACCGGCTGCAACCGCTCGTGACCGAGCGCGGCGTCGCGCAACCGATCGACAAAGCACTCGTTCGGCTGCGTCGGACCGTCATTGAAGCATCGAAACAATGCGGCCGCAACCGGCTGATGGAAATCGCTTCGCCGGTCGATTGCCTCGATTGCATCACCGCGGCGTCCGAGGGCGATGCGGTCCGCGCGATGGCCGACCCGAGCGGCAGGCAATCGGTCGGATCCTTCTTGGCGGGCCTCAAGTTATCGGCCGCGACGGCGTTGACATGGCTCATCGGTCCCGAGGGAGGATTCAGCGAGCACGAGCTGGATGTCGCGCAACGGCACGGTTGGCCGTTCGTCAGTCTTGGCCGCCGCATCCTGCGCGTCGAGACAGCAGCCGTTTATCTGGCCGCCGTATCGGCTGAGTTGTGCATAGAGTGA
- a CDS encoding addiction module protein: MDMQAVYSEVNTRPVEDRLRLIDSIWDGLIEQGHEPSIDDEMKAELDRRCDELDRNPDDVVPWETVEARHRDPSLWKART; this comes from the coding sequence ATGGACATGCAAGCCGTTTACTCGGAAGTCAACACCCGGCCTGTCGAAGATCGTTTACGTCTCATCGACAGCATCTGGGACGGCCTGATCGAGCAGGGACACGAGCCGTCGATTGACGACGAGATGAAAGCGGAGCTTGATCGCCGTTGCGACGAGCTTGACCGCAACCCTGATGACGTTGTTCCATGGGAAACTGTCGAAGCGCGGCACCGCGATCCGTCGCTCTGGAAGGCGCGAACGTAG
- a CDS encoding hemin uptake protein HemP encodes MPNKCPPPEQIAAPQMGGRGVRTLRSADLLQGQVEVLIEHGPNTYRLRLTRSGKLILQK; translated from the coding sequence ATGCCGAACAAGTGCCCGCCACCAGAGCAGATCGCCGCGCCGCAAATGGGCGGCCGCGGAGTGCGCACGCTTCGATCCGCTGACCTTTTGCAAGGCCAAGTGGAGGTGTTGATCGAGCACGGACCCAACACCTATCGTCTGCGACTTACGCGGAGCGGTAAGCTCATCTTGCAGAAGTAG